In Actinomycetota bacterium, one DNA window encodes the following:
- a CDS encoding DegV family protein: protein MTGLVTDSNAQVPRALADRFGVVVVPLTVTVDGAPFDEGADLDADGFFALFAPGRAPAVTTAAPGPGRFVEAYSRLAEAGATEIVSVHIGSEVSATVGSARLAAASAPVPVHVVDTGTASFGVALCVWAAGEALAAGASAGEAADAAREAAAGVGNVFVVKALDLARAGGRLAPGTGDLAAALVPVMTMDGGVMRVVAEVPDGTGAADAMVAHVAGVGSGARLRVGVGYGDPQMAALADEVSRRLRDLPTVAEVVGYRVGPSVGAHTGPGTVGVMFSPVAPAR from the coding sequence GTGACCGGCCTCGTCACCGACTCCAACGCCCAGGTCCCGCGGGCCCTGGCCGACCGGTTCGGTGTGGTCGTGGTCCCCCTGACCGTCACCGTCGACGGCGCCCCGTTCGACGAGGGCGCCGACCTCGACGCCGACGGGTTCTTCGCCCTGTTCGCGCCGGGCCGGGCCCCGGCCGTCACCACGGCCGCCCCCGGACCGGGGCGGTTCGTCGAGGCCTACAGCCGTCTGGCCGAGGCCGGGGCCACCGAGATCGTCTCGGTCCACATCGGGTCAGAGGTCTCGGCCACGGTGGGCTCGGCCCGGCTGGCGGCCGCGTCGGCCCCCGTTCCCGTCCATGTCGTCGATACCGGTACAGCCTCGTTCGGCGTGGCGCTGTGCGTGTGGGCCGCGGGCGAGGCCCTGGCCGCGGGGGCGAGCGCGGGCGAGGCGGCGGACGCCGCCCGGGAGGCCGCTGCCGGGGTAGGCAACGTGTTCGTGGTCAAGGCCCTCGACCTGGCTCGGGCCGGGGGCCGGCTGGCCCCGGGTACCGGCGACCTGGCGGCCGCGCTGGTCCCGGTGATGACCATGGACGGCGGGGTCATGAGGGTGGTGGCCGAGGTGCCCGACGGCACGGGTGCAGCCGACGCCATGGTCGCCCACGTGGCCGGCGTGGGGAGTGGGGCCCGGCTGCGGGTGGGCGTCGGCTATGGCGACCCGCAGATGGCGGCGCTGGCCGACGAAGTCTCCCGACGCCTGCGCGACCTGCCCACCGTGGCCGAGGTCGTCGGTTACCGCGTGGGCCCGAGCGTGGGCGCCCACACCGGGCCGGGGACCGTCGGGGTCATGTTCTCGCCCGTGGCCCCGGCCCGCTGA
- the clpS gene encoding ATP-dependent Clp protease adapter ClpS: MPTAPTEVREPEVGEKVGEDRPWVVIVWNDPVNLMSYVTFVLQKLFGYSKEKATKLMLDVHHKGKAVVSSGPRDKAELDVFRLHEHGLWATMEHDK, translated from the coding sequence ATGCCCACTGCCCCCACCGAGGTGCGCGAACCGGAGGTCGGCGAGAAGGTCGGCGAAGATCGCCCCTGGGTCGTCATCGTCTGGAACGACCCCGTCAACCTCATGTCCTATGTCACGTTCGTGCTGCAGAAGCTGTTCGGTTACAGCAAGGAGAAGGCCACCAAGCTGATGCTCGACGTGCATCACAAGGGTAAGGCGGTGGTGTCCAGCGGCCCGCGCGACAAAGCCGAGCTCGACGTGTTCCGGCTCCACGAGCACGGGCTGTGGGCCACCATGGAGCACGACAAGTGA
- a CDS encoding site-specific integrase, translating into MSELLEEWYAHAAPGFSPKGAYETRGILDRNLLPFVGSVPLSKLGAADLDRFYRRLREKGGRAGRPLAPGTIRRTHGVLHRALAQGVRWGWLANNPASSASPPRVPMPQINPPAPDELARVFALATSADVDLTDYILLAAATGARRSELIALRWSDINFAKGVVTISRGIVSGADGLVEKGTKTHASRRVSLDPTTVEASRAHRGRAEDRAALCEFELSREAFVFSYEVDGSKPWFPDSVSRCFSRLCKKAGLKGVRLHDLRHYVATRLLSAGVDVRTVAGRLGHRNAATTLNVYSHFLAEADRDAADVLGRIFEDAVPPRLTLRSGLVRDDLQHLVGCVDHYTEPPEEPKMAEHLEVERPGIAEGNGRLPGEVAEHELARDHSCLHDYPSEGDSFDRDAVEVDAGKTGNPRADSVVNSAGVEEPQYADVCMRTDDGHLKGRSGNVGPCAGEELEGEPQPWPCIPMSAAGSTGTRKITAPSTPFSSSQAKTSSGVSASTRIRSSLRAT; encoded by the coding sequence GTGAGCGAGCTGCTGGAGGAGTGGTACGCCCATGCTGCGCCGGGGTTCTCGCCGAAGGGCGCTTACGAGACGCGAGGCATCTTGGATCGGAACCTGCTGCCGTTCGTCGGATCGGTGCCACTGTCGAAGCTGGGTGCGGCGGACCTGGACCGGTTCTACCGCCGGCTGCGGGAGAAGGGCGGTCGCGCCGGCCGGCCGTTGGCGCCCGGGACCATCCGGCGGACGCACGGCGTGCTGCACCGGGCGCTGGCGCAGGGCGTGCGATGGGGCTGGCTGGCGAACAACCCCGCGTCGTCGGCGAGCCCGCCCCGAGTGCCCATGCCGCAGATCAACCCGCCCGCTCCGGACGAGCTGGCGCGCGTGTTCGCGCTGGCAACGAGTGCGGACGTGGACTTGACCGATTACATCCTGCTGGCCGCTGCGACAGGCGCACGGCGGAGCGAGTTGATCGCCCTGCGCTGGTCCGACATCAACTTCGCCAAGGGCGTCGTGACGATCAGCCGCGGCATCGTGAGCGGCGCCGACGGCCTGGTCGAGAAGGGCACCAAGACGCATGCGTCCCGCCGGGTGTCGCTGGACCCGACGACGGTCGAGGCGTCACGTGCTCACCGGGGTCGTGCCGAGGACCGTGCCGCGTTGTGCGAGTTCGAGCTGTCACGCGAGGCCTTCGTGTTCAGCTACGAGGTCGACGGGTCGAAGCCGTGGTTCCCGGACTCCGTGAGCCGCTGCTTCAGCCGGCTGTGCAAGAAGGCGGGCCTGAAGGGCGTGCGCCTCCATGACCTTCGCCACTACGTGGCCACCCGCCTGCTGTCCGCCGGTGTTGACGTCCGCACAGTCGCCGGCCGTCTCGGTCACCGCAACGCCGCCACGACCCTGAACGTCTACAGCCACTTCCTCGCCGAAGCCGACCGGGACGCCGCCGACGTCCTGGGTCGGATCTTCGAGGACGCAGTGCCGCCGCGTCTGACACTGAGGTCAGGCCTGGTTCGGGATGACCTCCAGCATCTCGTCGGCTGCGTCGATCACTACACGGAACCACCGGAAGAACCCAAGATGGCCGAACACCTGGAAGTCGAACGGCCAGGGATCGCAGAAGGAAACGGGCGCCTCCCAGGTGAAGTCGCCGAGCACGAGCTGGCACGTGACCATTCGTGCCTCCACGACTACCCCAGCGAGGGCGATTCCTTCGACCGCGACGCCGTCGAGGTCGATGCCGGCAAGACCGGCAACCCACGCGCCGACTCGGTTGTGAACAGCGCCGGTGTCGAGGAGCCCCAGTACGCTGACGTTTGCATGCGGACCGACGACGGACACCTCAAGGGCCGGTCGGGCAATGTCGGCCCCTGCGCCGGGGAGGAGCTCGAAGGCGAACCTCAACCCTGGCCGTGCATCCCCATGTCGGCTGCCGGGTCGACCGGAACGCGGAAGATCACGGCGCCCTCAACGCCGTTCTCCTCAAGCCAGGCAAAGACTTCCTCCGGCGTCTCGGCATCAACCAGGATCCGCTCGTCCTTACGGGCGACGTAG
- a CDS encoding glycerol-3-phosphate acyltransferase, which translates to MRPARPLASALAATAGYLLGSFPAATLAARLATGGTTDLRTVGSGNPGAANAMTALGRRWGTAVLVADIGKGAAASWLGQALAGGTGAHLGGTAAVVGHCFPLWTRFKGGGKGAATSCGHCLATFPAYFPVDLAVALVVARWKRRALPATAVASAVWVGAGVLWWRKGWPNAWGPRPTPALPLAAAASSAVIFSRFWAARGWQERV; encoded by the coding sequence ATGCGCCCCGCCCGCCCCCTCGCCTCGGCTCTGGCCGCCACCGCCGGGTACCTGCTCGGCAGCTTCCCGGCGGCCACCCTGGCCGCCCGCCTGGCCACCGGCGGGACCACCGACCTGCGCACGGTGGGCAGCGGCAACCCGGGGGCGGCCAACGCCATGACGGCCCTGGGCCGGCGGTGGGGGACGGCCGTGTTGGTGGCCGACATCGGCAAGGGGGCGGCCGCGTCGTGGCTCGGCCAGGCGCTGGCGGGCGGGACGGGAGCCCACCTGGGGGGGACCGCCGCGGTCGTCGGCCACTGCTTCCCGCTCTGGACCCGCTTCAAGGGCGGTGGCAAGGGGGCGGCGACCAGTTGCGGGCACTGCCTGGCCACCTTCCCGGCCTACTTCCCCGTCGACCTGGCCGTCGCGCTGGTCGTGGCCCGCTGGAAGCGCCGGGCGCTGCCGGCCACCGCGGTGGCGTCGGCCGTCTGGGTGGGGGCGGGCGTGCTGTGGTGGAGGAAGGGGTGGCCCAACGCCTGGGGGCCTCGCCCGACCCCGGCCCTTCCCTTGGCCGCAGCCGCCAGCAGCGCCGTCATCTTCTCGCGCTTCTGGGCGGCCCGGGGCTGGCAGGAGCGCGTGTGA
- a CDS encoding DUF2017 family protein, with protein MSPLGQFGRRVKRLRRGGVELRIPEPEREFLRTLAPQMRELLESPDDPAASRLFPVAYPEDEDRQTEYRLLAGGELLDSHLKALDALEASAEEERLDEDQAYAWMRALNEVRLVLGTRLDITEEGQERPSSRDDPRAPAFAAYDYLSMLQGELIDALGG; from the coding sequence ATGAGCCCCCTGGGACAGTTCGGCCGGCGGGTCAAGCGCCTGCGCAGGGGGGGTGTCGAGCTGCGCATCCCCGAGCCCGAGCGGGAGTTCCTGCGCACGCTCGCACCCCAGATGCGCGAGTTGCTGGAGTCGCCTGACGACCCCGCGGCCAGCCGCCTGTTCCCCGTGGCCTACCCCGAGGACGAGGACCGCCAGACCGAGTACCGCCTGCTGGCCGGGGGCGAGCTGCTCGACTCCCACCTCAAGGCCCTCGACGCCCTGGAAGCCAGCGCCGAGGAAGAACGCCTCGACGAGGACCAGGCCTACGCCTGGATGCGTGCCCTCAACGAGGTGAGGCTGGTGCTCGGCACCCGGTTGGACATCACCGAGGAGGGCCAAGAGCGCCCGTCGAGCCGGGACGACCCCAGGGCCCCGGCCTTCGCGGCCTACGACTACCTGAGCATGCTCCAGGGCGAACTGATCGACGCCCTCGGGGGCTGA
- a CDS encoding alpha/beta hydrolase, producing the protein MTQPEVRLVAVGGGVDLHALLWAGGERSPFLLVHGLSSNCRTWTAVAGRLHAAGHPVAAVDLRGHGRSDKPDEGYDFATLAADLATAADALGLVRPIAAGQSTGGNVVVELAYGSSSGTVPGAVGIDGGAIELSERWPRWEDCAAALAPPPLEGTPVADVEAWLRGAHPDWDDWGIEATLANLEVRADGTVGPWLTRERHMQLLRALWEHRPSKLLAAVGVPVMLVHAQSSGGGPKPPHASVSSPHVTVTSLVGDHDLHVQQPDTVARLLEEFASSVERGRTP; encoded by the coding sequence GTGACACAGCCCGAGGTCCGCCTGGTCGCGGTTGGCGGCGGGGTGGACCTGCACGCCCTGCTGTGGGCCGGGGGGGAGCGCTCGCCCTTCCTGCTGGTGCACGGGCTCTCGTCCAACTGCCGGACGTGGACCGCGGTGGCCGGCCGGCTGCACGCCGCCGGCCACCCGGTGGCGGCCGTCGACCTGCGCGGCCACGGCCGGTCGGACAAGCCGGACGAGGGCTACGACTTCGCCACCCTGGCCGCCGACCTGGCCACGGCCGCAGATGCCCTCGGTCTCGTGCGGCCCATCGCCGCCGGCCAGTCCACGGGCGGCAACGTGGTGGTCGAGCTGGCCTACGGTTCGTCGTCCGGTACCGTGCCCGGCGCCGTAGGGATCGACGGTGGGGCCATCGAACTGTCCGAACGCTGGCCCCGCTGGGAGGACTGTGCCGCCGCGCTGGCCCCGCCCCCGCTCGAAGGCACGCCCGTGGCTGATGTCGAGGCCTGGCTGCGCGGCGCCCACCCCGACTGGGACGACTGGGGCATCGAAGCCACCCTGGCCAACCTGGAGGTGCGCGCCGACGGCACCGTCGGGCCCTGGCTCACCCGTGAGCGCCACATGCAGCTCCTGCGGGCCCTATGGGAGCACCGCCCGTCGAAGCTACTGGCGGCCGTCGGCGTGCCGGTGATGCTGGTGCACGCCCAGTCCTCGGGCGGCGGCCCGAAGCCCCCGCACGCGTCCGTCTCGTCGCCCCACGTCACGGTGACGAGCCTGGTCGGCGACCACGACTTGCACGTCCAGCAGCCCGACACCGTGGCCCGCCTGCTCGAGGAGTTCGCCTCATCGGTCGAAAGGGGCCGCACGCCGTGA
- a CDS encoding COX15/CtaA family protein, translating into MRLPHISPQAYRRLTLLALLALAFIIVTGGAVRLTDSGLGCPDWPTCDNQRVIAPLEFHAMVEFVNRVITGIVSLAVMGAVLGSLRRQPRRRDLTWLSLGLVAGVIAQIILGGFTVMFHLLPQFVMAHFLLSMVLLANAVVLHHRAGEPDGSRPRPAVPPDLRHQGSLVVAAAGLAIFLGTVVTGTGPHGGDPEVERFPFVLAEVARVHGVAVVLFITLTLVTLWRLHKAGAPAPLMAAGRVLVAVSAAQAVVGYTQYFTGVPVLLVGIHIAGAAAVWATAIRFLLRFTVRPQAGAPAASAATPAPEVLSRP; encoded by the coding sequence ATGCGGTTACCTCATATCTCCCCCCAGGCGTACCGGCGCCTGACGTTGCTGGCCCTGCTGGCCCTCGCCTTCATCATCGTGACCGGGGGCGCCGTCCGGCTGACCGACTCGGGGCTGGGCTGCCCCGACTGGCCCACGTGTGACAACCAGCGGGTCATCGCCCCCCTCGAGTTCCACGCCATGGTGGAGTTCGTCAACCGGGTCATCACCGGGATCGTCTCGCTGGCCGTGATGGGGGCCGTGCTCGGTTCGCTGCGCCGCCAGCCCCGCCGCCGGGACCTGACGTGGCTCTCGCTGGGTCTGGTGGCGGGCGTCATCGCCCAGATCATCCTGGGCGGCTTCACGGTGATGTTCCACCTGCTGCCCCAGTTCGTCATGGCCCACTTCCTGCTGTCGATGGTGCTGCTGGCCAACGCCGTGGTCCTCCATCACCGGGCGGGAGAGCCCGACGGCAGCCGGCCCCGGCCGGCCGTCCCCCCCGACCTGCGCCATCAGGGGAGCCTCGTGGTGGCGGCCGCCGGGCTGGCCATCTTCTTGGGGACGGTCGTCACCGGCACAGGGCCTCACGGGGGCGACCCCGAGGTGGAGCGGTTCCCGTTCGTGCTGGCCGAAGTGGCCCGCGTCCACGGGGTGGCCGTGGTGCTGTTCATCACCCTGACGCTGGTGACGTTGTGGCGGCTGCACAAGGCGGGCGCGCCGGCGCCGCTCATGGCCGCCGGACGGGTGCTGGTGGCCGTCTCCGCGGCCCAGGCCGTCGTGGGCTACACGCAGTACTTCACCGGCGTGCCCGTCCTGCTCGTGGGCATCCACATCGCGGGGGCGGCGGCCGTATGGGCCACCGCCATCCGGTTCCTCCTGCGGTTCACGGTGCGCCCCCAGGCGGGGGCCCCGGCGGCCAGCGCAGCCACGCCCGCCCCCGAAGTTCTCAGCCGGCCCTGA
- a CDS encoding fused MFS/spermidine synthase has product MGVTLETYTAIIGTMLAGIAFGTWCGGYAADRAEPRRLLGPLLVAGGVMAMASVPLVRYAGERLSGSTGLSVIGLAFVAFFLPAAVLSAVSPTVVKLQLRDLGATGRVVGRLSALGTAGAIGGTFLAGFVLIELAPTSTTVLVVGGLFVVAGLALGIGLAPGTGHRAVSPVVVVLALVGSGVAVVAAGAGGDRCQTETTYHCVRVEPDPRRAGGRLLVLDTLHHSYVDLDNPTYLEFRYARLFADAIGAVAPADGPLDVLHIGGGGFTFPRWVRAVRPGSSSVVLEIDPGLVTVAVERLGLVTEPGIDVRTGDARTLMDGLEPGRFDVALGDAFGGLAVPWHLTTVEFVRSVKSRLRPGGAYVLNVIDWPPARFARAEVATLAAVFDHVAMVVPPSYAEGDQGGNFVLVASDRPIDGAAITRAVGARQGGEVVVEGPQLRDFTAGAPVLTDDQAPVDQWLARARRDG; this is encoded by the coding sequence GTGGGGGTCACGCTCGAGACCTACACGGCCATCATCGGGACGATGCTGGCGGGTATCGCCTTCGGCACCTGGTGCGGAGGGTACGCGGCCGACCGGGCCGAGCCCCGGCGCCTGCTCGGGCCCTTGCTGGTGGCCGGGGGGGTGATGGCCATGGCCAGTGTCCCCCTCGTGCGCTACGCAGGCGAGCGCTTGTCGGGGAGCACCGGCCTGTCGGTGATCGGCCTGGCGTTCGTGGCCTTCTTCCTGCCCGCGGCCGTCCTCAGCGCGGTGTCGCCGACGGTGGTGAAGCTCCAGCTGCGCGACCTGGGTGCGACCGGCCGGGTGGTGGGCCGGCTGTCGGCCCTGGGCACCGCGGGCGCCATCGGGGGCACCTTCCTGGCCGGGTTCGTCCTGATCGAACTGGCGCCCACGTCCACGACCGTACTGGTCGTGGGCGGGCTGTTCGTGGTGGCCGGGTTGGCCCTCGGCATAGGCCTGGCGCCGGGGACGGGCCACCGGGCCGTGAGCCCGGTGGTCGTCGTGCTCGCCCTGGTGGGCTCGGGCGTGGCCGTGGTGGCCGCGGGCGCCGGCGGGGACCGGTGCCAGACCGAGACGACCTACCACTGCGTGCGGGTCGAACCCGATCCTCGCCGGGCCGGGGGACGGCTCCTCGTTCTCGACACGCTCCACCACAGCTATGTCGACCTCGACAACCCGACCTACCTCGAGTTCCGCTACGCCCGGCTGTTCGCCGACGCCATCGGGGCCGTCGCCCCGGCCGATGGCCCCCTCGACGTGCTTCACATCGGGGGCGGTGGGTTCACGTTCCCCCGGTGGGTGCGGGCCGTGCGCCCCGGTTCGTCCAGCGTCGTGCTGGAGATCGACCCCGGCCTCGTGACGGTCGCCGTCGAACGCCTGGGGCTGGTCACCGAGCCGGGGATCGACGTGCGCACGGGCGACGCCCGCACGCTCATGGACGGCCTGGAGCCCGGTCGCTTCGACGTCGCCTTGGGGGACGCCTTCGGGGGCCTGGCCGTGCCCTGGCACCTCACGACCGTCGAGTTCGTCCGGTCGGTGAAGTCCAGGCTGCGCCCCGGCGGGGCCTACGTGCTCAACGTCATCGACTGGCCTCCGGCCCGCTTCGCCCGGGCCGAGGTCGCCACCCTGGCCGCCGTGTTCGATCACGTGGCCATGGTCGTGCCTCCGTCCTACGCCGAGGGCGATCAGGGAGGCAACTTCGTGCTGGTGGCCAGCGACCGGCCCATCGACGGGGCGGCGATCACCCGAGCAGTCGGGGCCCGCCAGGGTGGCGAGGTAGTCGTGGAAGGCCCGCAACTGCGGGACTTCACGGCCGGGGCCCCGGTCCTGACCGACGACCAAGCCCCCGTCGACCAGTGGCTGGCCCGGGCCCGGCGGGACGGCTGA
- a CDS encoding dienelactone hydrolase family protein, which produces MDTQTAGRRLGLARRQSRTAAGLVMAVVLAGCSGGGSEATGPGGAGPGADVGGFAVGAFSETYVDTSRATAASDGVTASPARALVTTVYYPAQSAGEGAAPAVDRGPFPLVLFSHGGGTTGTSYSNLLSRVAERGYVVAAPNYLPAAGDPGSRPADARFVLSSLLAATAQSSHLLHGLVDEERVGAMGHSMGGGITLGYVFNSCCLDGRVRAAVLLASAHPSYPGEAFPAPGVPALVVHGDADSRASYAQGRQLFADLRPPKYMVTVHGGEHTPPFSGEMQRPDSRMVVEATVAFLDLHLKGEAGAAQRLRSTVADQPLVASLDEVPR; this is translated from the coding sequence ATGGACACTCAGACTGCGGGCCGTCGGCTGGGCTTGGCCCGCCGCCAGTCGCGGACCGCGGCCGGGCTGGTGATGGCGGTCGTGCTGGCGGGCTGTTCGGGCGGGGGGAGCGAGGCGACGGGCCCCGGAGGAGCCGGCCCGGGGGCCGACGTGGGCGGCTTCGCGGTGGGTGCGTTCTCCGAGACCTATGTCGACACGTCGCGGGCGACGGCCGCCTCCGACGGCGTTACCGCCTCGCCGGCGCGGGCCCTGGTGACGACCGTCTATTACCCGGCCCAGTCGGCCGGTGAGGGTGCCGCGCCGGCCGTCGACCGGGGCCCGTTCCCGCTGGTCCTGTTCAGTCACGGCGGGGGGACGACCGGCACGTCCTACTCCAACCTGCTGAGCCGGGTGGCCGAGAGGGGATACGTGGTGGCCGCGCCGAACTACCTACCCGCCGCCGGTGACCCCGGGAGCCGCCCGGCCGACGCCCGCTTCGTCCTGTCCAGTTTGCTGGCGGCCACGGCCCAGTCGTCTCACCTCCTCCACGGGCTGGTCGACGAGGAGCGGGTGGGCGCCATGGGCCACTCGATGGGCGGCGGCATCACCCTCGGGTACGTGTTCAACTCGTGCTGTCTCGACGGACGGGTGCGGGCCGCCGTCCTGCTGGCCAGTGCCCACCCCAGCTACCCGGGCGAGGCCTTCCCGGCCCCGGGTGTGCCCGCCCTGGTCGTACACGGCGACGCCGACAGCCGGGCTTCATACGCGCAGGGCCGCCAGCTCTTCGCCGATCTACGGCCCCCGAAGTACATGGTCACGGTGCACGGCGGGGAGCACACGCCGCCCTTCAGTGGGGAGATGCAGCGCCCCGATTCCCGGATGGTGGTCGAGGCCACGGTGGCCTTCCTCGACCTGCACCTCAAGGGTGAAGCGGGAGCGGCCCAGCGGCTGCGCTCGACGGTCGCCGACCAGCCGCTGGTGGCATCCCTCGACGAGGTCCCACGGTGA